Genomic segment of Vidua macroura isolate BioBank_ID:100142 chromosome 17, ASM2450914v1, whole genome shotgun sequence:
CTTTTCCGAAAACTGTCATCCAGGAAAGCATACAAGAAAGGATTCAAGCATGAATTGGCATAGCTTAGGCTGGTGATGAAGTAGGATATCCCAATGACCATGGAGGTTTGGGGTAAGTCAGTGGTCAAAGCCACGATGGTGGCCAGGTGGAAGGGGGTCCAACAGAAGAGGAACACAGCCAGGACTATGAAGACCATAATGGTGACTTTCCTCTTGGCTTTGTCCAGGGCTCTGGCATTGGAGTTCAAGTGCATGTTCCTCAGCTTGTAGAGCATCATGGTGTAGAGGATGCAGATGGTGGATACTGGAATGGCAAAGCCAAGGATGAGGGTGTAGATCCTGCTGGCTTTGAACCAAAACCTCTCAGGCTTGGGGAAATTGAGACCACAACTCTTGATCTCCAGGTCGTCGGTGTAGACATTGGCAAAGATGATGAAAGGGAGGACTATGATGGTGACCAGGATCCAGATGCACAGGCTGACAATCCTGGCCGCTCGGTACGTGCGGTGGGGCATCCTCTTGGACCTGACTGTAGCCAGTACC
This window contains:
- the NPBWR2 gene encoding neuropeptides B/W receptor type 2, translated to MGNISFWDDLNSSCSNAGNSCYPENSMRVNFTLQEQAADFYVVLPVIYSVICAVGLTGNTAVIYVILKAPKMKTVTNMFILNLAIADDLFTLVLPINIAEHLLRYWPFGEILCKVILSIDHYNIFSSIYFLTVMSIDRYLVVLATVRSKRMPHRTYRAARIVSLCIWILVTIIVLPFIIFANVYTDDLEIKSCGLNFPKPERFWFKASRIYTLILGFAIPVSTICILYTMMLYKLRNMHLNSNARALDKAKRKVTIMVFIVLAVFLFCWTPFHLATIVALTTDLPQTSMVIGISYFITSLSYANSCLNPFLYAFLDDSFRKSFRKLLECRTS